AAGTACGGGAGTGTACGGGAACTACTATTGTAGCAGTGGTCAGAAATGGTCTTGAACAGTTTTCGCCGGATGCTTCTCTTGTTCTGCAGGCAGAAGATGTTTTGCTGGTTGCCGGTTCCGCAGAGGGACAACAGAAACTTAGGGCAATGCTAAAATAGGATGGAGCAGGGATATGTATCCGGGAGTTGACGTTATTGAAATTGAACGGGTAGAGCAGGCTTTTAAACGACAGCCAAAGCTTGTTGAGCGTTTGTTCACAGAACGCGAGTGTAAGGCTTTGAAGGGAAAAGCTGTTCAGAGTTATGCCGCTCGTTTTGCGGGGAAAGAGGCAATTTTAAAGACCTTGGGTTCAGAACTGCCAGGGTTATCCTGGCATGATATAGAGATATTGACAAATCCCAGCGGGGAGCCAATAGTTTATCTAAGCTCAAGAGCTATGGCTAAAGTAAGTGTTAGAGGCGGATCTCAAGTTCGTGTAAGTCTATCACATAATCGAACCCAAGCGATGGCTTTTGCAATATTAACGTAACTATAGAGAAACCGAGGTGGGGAAAAGTGCGTGTGGTTAACGCCGAACAGATGCGGCAGATTGAAGAAAAGGCCATTCATCATTATGGTATTCCAAGTTTGCTTCTCATGGAAAATGCAGCTTGGGCAGTGGTCGAAGAGATTCGGCGCTGTCTCCCCAAAAACGGAAATGAACGTGTAAACGGCCGCAAAGCAGTGATTTTGGTTGGGAAAGGAAATAATGGCGGCGACGGGTTGGCCGTTGCCAGGCATTTAGTATTTCAAGGTATGGATGTTACCGTTTTACTATTTGCTGCACCCGAGGACTATAAAGGAGATGCAGCCATTAATTTGCGCCTTTATCAGGGAACTGAGGGCAAACTGTTTGTGATTAAAGGGGAAAAGCAGCGGCGTTTAACCCGTCTGGCTTTAGCCCAAGCGGAAGTTGTCGTGGATGCTCTGTTTGGGATCGGCATGCGCGGAGCTTTGCCGGGGTTAATTGAAGAATATGTGGAAGAAGTTAACAATGCGCCGGGATGGGTGGTTTCTATTGATATTCCCAGCGGAGTTGAGGCTAACACGGGTAAAGTGTATCGCACAGCGGTTCGGGCCCAGGCAACGGTTACTTTTGGACTTCCCAAGTGGGGGCTCTTTCTGGGCGAAGGTCCGGAATACTGCGGGCGGGTTGTGGTCGATCCAATCTCTATTCCTGAGTCCTATTTAGTGGATGAAGGAATTTCTACCTTTGTATTAATGGATAACAATGTACGGGGGATACTTCCTGTACGCCGTTTAAAAGGTCATAAGGGAACTCATGGTAAAGGGATTTTAGTCGCCGGGTCAAAAGGAATGAGCGGGGCCTCTGTTTTGGCCGGCAGGGGGGCTTTGCGAAGCGGGATCGGCCTATTGCAAATAGTATGTCCACAGGGGATTGCCAAAGAAGTGGACGCCAATGTCACAGAGGCAACGGTTTGGGCGGCTCCCGGGGATGAGGTTTTGAATGAAGAAGCTTGGCCGGTAATCTTACGCCAAGCTGAAAAGGCACAAGCTTTAGCGGTGGGGCCGGGCTTAGCTCAAAATATCGACTTTGTTCCAGTCTTAGAAGAAATATTAAAAAATCTCAGCTGTCCTGTCCTTTTGGATGCTGATGCTCTTAATCTGGTGGCCCTGGAGACGAGTCTTCTGAAATTAAGGAATGGCCGGGGGCCTTTGATTCTCACTCCTCATCCTGGAGAAATGGCAAGGCTTTGTCAATGCAGTGTGGAGGAGATTGAAAGCAATCGTTTAGATATTGCGGTGAGTAAAGCCGTTGAGTGGGAAGCAGTGGTTGTCTTAAAAGGCTCTGTTACGATTATTGCTTCGCCGGACGGAAGAGCGTTTTTTAACCCGACAGGAAATCCCGGACTTGGTACAGGAGGGACAGGGGATGTTCTGACGGGGAGTATTCTTGCTTGGCTAGCTCAAGGGGTGCAAGCCCTGGAAGCAGCGTGTCTGGGAGTGTATCTGCATGGGAAAGCCGCCGACGAGCTGGCTAATGAATACGGGTGGTCCGGATTTACGGCTTCAGAAGTGGCTGATCAATTGCCGAAAGTTCGGCGTGCCTTGGAATTAAAGGGTTAAGGAGAAAGAAGGGATTGTACTATGGGGGGCAGACCGGTTTGGGCTGAGGTGAATTTGCAGACCTTAAGAGAAAACTACTTTAAGCTCAAAACATATACCCAACGTGAAATTATGCCGATTGTCAAGGCAGATGCTTACGGACATGGAGCGATTCCTGTAGTAAAAACACTCATTGCCTGTGGCGCAAAGCGGTTTGGTGTTGCTCTCTTGGAAGAAGCTCTTGAAATTAAAGCAATTTTTCCTGATGTTAGTGTTATGGTTATTGGTGCTACCGATCCCCAGGAGTCGGATACTCTGGTTAAGAAAGAAATCATTCCTGGGATTTTTTCATTAGAACAAGCAAAGGCCCTCTCTGATGCTGCTGTGCGCTTCAAGAAAACAGCGAAACTACATATTAAAGTAGATACAGGGATGGGGAGAATCGGATTTCGCCCAGGTGAGGAAGCTGAGGTTCTTAAAATTGCCAATCTGCCTAACTTATTAATAGAAGGAATCTTTACACACTTTGCCACGGCGGATCAAAAGGATTTGACCTTTGCCCGAAGACAGCTAAAGGCTTTCGAGTCATTTTGCGACGAGCTTAAGATGAAGGGACTTACTATTCCTATTCGCCATGCGGCTAATAGCGCCGCAATTATTCAATTTCCAGAATCTCATTTTGAGCTGGTACGCTTAGGCATTAGCCTTTATGGACTTACGCCATCTGCTCAAATCGGCGGAGAGGTGGGCTTAGAACCGGTAATGTCTTGGAAAGCAAGAGTAACTCATGTTAAAAGTATTAGTAAGGGTGAGACTGTAAGTTATGGCCGCACTTTTCAGGCTGCTTACACAACCAAGGTGGCGACTATCCCGGTGGGGTATGCCGATGGCTTGCGCAGAGCCCTTTCCAATCAAGGGGAGGTACTAATTCATGGGAGGCGCTCAACCATCATTGGCCGGATCTGCATGGACCAGACCATGTTGGAAGTGACCAAGATACCGGAAGTCAAGGTTGGCGATCTTGTAACTATTTTAGGAAGAGATGGTCATGAACAACTGACAGCCACAGAAATGGCGGACTGGATAGAGACAATTAGTTATGAAGTGGTTTGTGGGATTTCTAAGAGAGTTCCCCGCATCTATATTGAGCCAGCGGAAGGAAATTAAATATAACCTTGCACAGACATAAAAAAACCCTTGGCCTCATAAGTTGTGGCAAGGGGGAAGTGCCATGGCTATGTTTGATCTAACCACAGTGATAGGTTATGCATTTTTCATTATTTGCTTGGTGCTCGGTTGGGGTGCTGCAGGAGCTCTTGATTATGATGGGATCTTACAGCGTTCAACATCCCGCTGGGGGCGTTATTTGCTGCGTATCGGCGTGACCTTAGTATTAGCCGAGGGATTCAGACTCTTTTTGAGTTTTGTGCTGGGACCTATCCTTGATTTAGTGGTTAATAAAAGTATCAATGGGTTTAAAGCTTTTTGATTCGTTCCTATAAGATTTAATAAGTATCGTCGTTATGTGACCAAATGTTCCACCAAGCAAAGAAGTAAATACATGAACCCCCTTACAGATGATTCTGGAGGGGGTTCTGAGTTGTCAAATATCATTAATTAAGCCGCAAATAAGCTAAAGTAAACAAGAACAACAATCCCAAGCAAAATCCGGTAATAACCAAAGGGCTTAAAATCTTTTCTGCTGACATAGCTCATGAATCCGGCAATAACTAACCAAGCAACAATAAAGGATACTATAAATCCAAATCCTACGATGAGAAACTCATGGGGTGTGAGGAGCAGCCCGTTTTTTAATAAGGTATAACCAGAAGCAGCGACCATAGTGGGGATTGCCAAAAAGAAGGAAAACTCGGCAGCAACAACACGAGAGGCACCCAATAACATAGCCCCGATAATGGTTGAGGCTGAACGTGAGGTTCCCGGAATCATGGCTAAGCACTGGATAATCCCAATGGAAAAAGCGGTCCGGTAAGACAATTGTTCTATGGATTTGATTTTAAAGGCATGTCTGCGTCCTTCGATTAAAAGCAGGATGATGCCGCCTATAATCAGTGCCAGGGCTACAACGGTGGTATTAAACAATCGCTCTTCTATGTAATCCGCTGCCAGATAGCCAATCCCCAGAGCGGGGACAACTCCAACGATGGTTTTTTTCCAGAGCTCAAATATTCTTTGATTGTTTGAGGATTTCATATTTCCGAAGGGTATGAGCCTGTGCCGAAAATAAACAACCACAGATAGAATCGCTCCCAGTTGAATGACGACATCAAACATCTTGGCGAATTGTTCTGTGAAACCAACAAACTGATTGACGATGATCAAGTGTCCTGTAGAAGAGATAGGCAGAAATTCTGTGATTCCTTCTACGATCCCCAGAATCAAGGCGCTGACAAAATCGTTCATAGCAAAATCTCATCTCATTTCTAAATTTTATCTAATCGGATTGAAGTTAATGCGGGTGTTTGGCACTTACTCATTATCCCATAGCTTTGAGCAGCTAGTCAATGAAGGATAAACCAATATTTATTGTCAGGAAACGACACAAGCCGTCAAATCCAGCTAACTAGAAGTTAAGTTGTAGGATAAACCAGGTTATTTAGAAAACTTGGCTGGTGCCAAGCCTTGGCGTAGGCAGCCGCCATAGTTGCACTTATGCTTCAGAAAGTGTACATCTTTAGGTTATACTTTCTGAGTAGTATAACAAAGACAGGTTTGTTTTGAGTGAATTTTGGTTGATAATACCTATAGGAATGCTACAATGGATGAGACAAGAATTGAAGGAGTTAATATGAAGCGAACAGTGCGTTTTTGGATTGCCTTATGGGCAGGTAAAATCTTAACCATAGGACTATTGATGGCAGGTAAAAAAGGAACAACCTTGCCCGGCAAGGTTGCAAGCTGGATTGATCCTGAGATTATGGGGCATTTGAGTATGGCCTATAATGATGGAATTATCATGGTAACCGGGACCAATGGGAAGACGACGACAGCAAATCTCCTTGCCAATATTTTACGGGCGGCAGGGAAGGACTTTGCTTTTAATCAAGCTGGTGCCAATCTAGTGACCGGTATCACGGGAGCGTTGATTCAGAATACCCATTGGAGTGGTTCTGCTCGGGCGAGCTTAGCCTTATTGGAAGTAGATGAAGCCACCGTCCCCAAGTTCTGTAAACAACTGTCTCCTAGTTTAGCCATTATTACAAACTTTTTTCGGGATCAGCTTGATCGCTATGGAGAATTGGATACGACGGTTCGGATGGTGAGAGAGTCTCTTGGTGATGCGACGGTTCTCGTTCTCAATGCGGATGACCCTTTAGTGGCTCAATTTGGTCAAAATCACAGCCGGACAATTTATTATGGAGTTGAGCGAACTCCGGAAAGCCGCGTTGAGAGTCAGGAAACCCGGGAAGCCCGGTTTTGCCCTAGCTGTGGGACAGTTTTGGACTATTCCTTATTTCACTACGGACAATTAGGAATTTATCAGTGCACAGGGTGTGGGTTCCATCGTTCCGAACCTAAAATATTAGCCCAGAATGTCACTTCTGAAGAAGGGATGCTGGTATTCCGAGTTGATAAGACTGGGTTTTCCATAGCTTTGCAGGGATATTATAATTTGTACAATGCCTTAGCGGCTTTAACAGCTGCTCGTGAGTTGGAAATTCCGGACAAGGTTATTGAAAAAGGACTGCGGGAGTTTGTCCCTCAAGCGGGACGGATGGAGCGTTTTTATTTGCCGCAAGGGGAGGCTACCTTAACTCTTGTTAAAAATCCAACAGGTTTTAATCAAGTTATTCAGACTATGATTGGCGTCGCTAAACCCTTAAGGATTGTCATCGGAATTAATGATTTAGCTGCCGACGGCCGAGATATTTCTTGGCTGTGGGATGTGGATTTTGAAAGATTAGGCAGCTGCGATGACCGTATCGAGCAGGTGATTTGTACGGGGCTGCGGGCAGAGGATATGGCTTTGAGGCTAAAATATGCCGGAGTAGCCGTTAAGAAACTGGTGATTGAACACAGTTTGGCAGGGGCCATAAATGGTCTTCAGGAAAATCGGGGCGAGGGAGAAGCTTGGTTTATCTTACCAACATACACATTGCTCTTTCCCCTGAGGGAAATTCTGGATAGTCGTCAGAAAAGTACGAGGGAGCTGGCGGGAAGGAAAGAGCATGGAGAGGAGGCCAGGGCATGAAACTTTCTATCTGCCACCTTTATCCTGATTTGTTGGATCTTTATGGAGATCGAGGCAATATTTTGGCCCTGGAGGCCCGCTGCCGCTGGAGGGGAATTGATACCGAAATTCGACGGGTCTCCCTAGGTGAAGACTTAGATTTCACAAGGGCGGATATTTTGTTTATCGGCGGAGGGTCTGATCGTGAACAAGGTATTTTAGTTGAAGATCTAATGCGCCGGGAAGATAATCTTGGCAAAGCTATTGATAATGGTCTAGTAGTTCTATCTATTTGCGGCGGTTATCAAATGTTGGGGAAATACTATCAAATGATGAATGGACAGCGAATCGAAGGATTAGGTATCTTGGATGTTTGGACAATAGGCGGTGAAAAACGTCTGATTGGAAATGTGGTTGTAAATCTTGATGAAGAGACACTGGGGATACCTTCTTCAAAAATCAAGTCACTGGTTGGATTTGAAAATCACTCAGGCAAAACGTATTTAGGAGAAGGCCTCAGCCCTTTAGGCAAGGTTTTATCCGGTCATGGCAATAATGGTGAGGACAGCGGAGAAGGAGTACGCTATCTGAATGTCTTTGGAACCTATTTGCATGGACCTCTTCTTCCGAAGAATCCTCATTTTGCTGATTTGTTGCTGGAATTGGCTCTGAAAAGACGAGGAGACGACGGCTATCTAAATGATCTAGACGATCATTTGGAGGTACTGGCACATCAGGCAATGGTTACGAGGCTTTTAAAACATGGATAATTTCTATGCTCTGTTGATAGAATTACAAAAAATCAGTATATCAAGAGTGATATACTGATATACTATCATTAATGAACAATCTTTTTAAAAAAATGTTATCTGCAGAAGTCTCTGCCATTATTTACATGAGCAAATAACCTTGTTTTCCGGCGGTTTCTGACTATTTACTTTATGATTTCGTTGACACTTTTTTGGGTTACTGTCTATAATAGAGTATAGCTTTAGCTAAATGACTTGGGGGTGCTGATGTGGCAGAAAGTAAGCGAATAATGATCAGTTTGCCAGAAAGTTTGCTTGCGGAGGTAGATGGGATCGTCACAGTTGAGAAGCGTAATCGCAGTGAGTTTATTCGAGAAGCATTGAATAGCATCCTTCACGAACGCCGGAAAAAAGGGATCCATGAGCAAATGCGTAAGGGGTACCAAGAAATGGCGCAACTGAATTTATCTATAGCCAGAGAATTGTTTTCAACTGAGCAAGAAGTATTAGAGTATTACGAAGAAACGATGGTGGCATATCAGAGATGATGATAAAACGCGGGGAAA
This Desulfosporosinus orientis DSM 765 DNA region includes the following protein-coding sequences:
- a CDS encoding type 1 glutamine amidotransferase; protein product: MKLSICHLYPDLLDLYGDRGNILALEARCRWRGIDTEIRRVSLGEDLDFTRADILFIGGGSDREQGILVEDLMRREDNLGKAIDNGLVVLSICGGYQMLGKYYQMMNGQRIEGLGILDVWTIGGEKRLIGNVVVNLDEETLGIPSSKIKSLVGFENHSGKTYLGEGLSPLGKVLSGHGNNGEDSGEGVRYLNVFGTYLHGPLLPKNPHFADLLLELALKRRGDDGYLNDLDDHLEVLAHQAMVTRLLKHG
- a CDS encoding CopG family ribbon-helix-helix protein, translating into MAESKRIMISLPESLLAEVDGIVTVEKRNRSEFIREALNSILHERRKKGIHEQMRKGYQEMAQLNLSIARELFSTEQEVLEYYEETMVAYQR
- a CDS encoding Mur ligase family protein encodes the protein MKRTVRFWIALWAGKILTIGLLMAGKKGTTLPGKVASWIDPEIMGHLSMAYNDGIIMVTGTNGKTTTANLLANILRAAGKDFAFNQAGANLVTGITGALIQNTHWSGSARASLALLEVDEATVPKFCKQLSPSLAIITNFFRDQLDRYGELDTTVRMVRESLGDATVLVLNADDPLVAQFGQNHSRTIYYGVERTPESRVESQETREARFCPSCGTVLDYSLFHYGQLGIYQCTGCGFHRSEPKILAQNVTSEEGMLVFRVDKTGFSIALQGYYNLYNALAALTAARELEIPDKVIEKGLREFVPQAGRMERFYLPQGEATLTLVKNPTGFNQVIQTMIGVAKPLRIVIGINDLAADGRDISWLWDVDFERLGSCDDRIEQVICTGLRAEDMALRLKYAGVAVKKLVIEHSLAGAINGLQENRGEGEAWFILPTYTLLFPLREILDSRQKSTRELAGRKEHGEEARA
- the acpS gene encoding holo-ACP synthase, encoding MYPGVDVIEIERVEQAFKRQPKLVERLFTERECKALKGKAVQSYAARFAGKEAILKTLGSELPGLSWHDIEILTNPSGEPIVYLSSRAMAKVSVRGGSQVRVSLSHNRTQAMAFAILT
- a CDS encoding bifunctional ADP-dependent NAD(P)H-hydrate dehydratase/NAD(P)H-hydrate epimerase codes for the protein MRVVNAEQMRQIEEKAIHHYGIPSLLLMENAAWAVVEEIRRCLPKNGNERVNGRKAVILVGKGNNGGDGLAVARHLVFQGMDVTVLLFAAPEDYKGDAAINLRLYQGTEGKLFVIKGEKQRRLTRLALAQAEVVVDALFGIGMRGALPGLIEEYVEEVNNAPGWVVSIDIPSGVEANTGKVYRTAVRAQATVTFGLPKWGLFLGEGPEYCGRVVVDPISIPESYLVDEGISTFVLMDNNVRGILPVRRLKGHKGTHGKGILVAGSKGMSGASVLAGRGALRSGIGLLQIVCPQGIAKEVDANVTEATVWAAPGDEVLNEEAWPVILRQAEKAQALAVGPGLAQNIDFVPVLEEILKNLSCPVLLDADALNLVALETSLLKLRNGRGPLILTPHPGEMARLCQCSVEEIESNRLDIAVSKAVEWEAVVVLKGSVTIIASPDGRAFFNPTGNPGLGTGGTGDVLTGSILAWLAQGVQALEAACLGVYLHGKAADELANEYGWSGFTASEVADQLPKVRRALELKG
- a CDS encoding undecaprenyl-diphosphate phosphatase, encoding MNDFVSALILGIVEGITEFLPISSTGHLIIVNQFVGFTEQFAKMFDVVIQLGAILSVVVYFRHRLIPFGNMKSSNNQRIFELWKKTIVGVVPALGIGYLAADYIEERLFNTTVVALALIIGGIILLLIEGRRHAFKIKSIEQLSYRTAFSIGIIQCLAMIPGTSRSASTIIGAMLLGASRVVAAEFSFFLAIPTMVAASGYTLLKNGLLLTPHEFLIVGFGFIVSFIVAWLVIAGFMSYVSRKDFKPFGYYRILLGIVVLVYFSLFAA
- the alr gene encoding alanine racemase, producing the protein MGGRPVWAEVNLQTLRENYFKLKTYTQREIMPIVKADAYGHGAIPVVKTLIACGAKRFGVALLEEALEIKAIFPDVSVMVIGATDPQESDTLVKKEIIPGIFSLEQAKALSDAAVRFKKTAKLHIKVDTGMGRIGFRPGEEAEVLKIANLPNLLIEGIFTHFATADQKDLTFARRQLKAFESFCDELKMKGLTIPIRHAANSAAIIQFPESHFELVRLGISLYGLTPSAQIGGEVGLEPVMSWKARVTHVKSISKGETVSYGRTFQAAYTTKVATIPVGYADGLRRALSNQGEVLIHGRRSTIIGRICMDQTMLEVTKIPEVKVGDLVTILGRDGHEQLTATEMADWIETISYEVVCGISKRVPRIYIEPAEGN